The genomic segment GCCGGGCACCGTCGACCAGTGGCCGCTCAACGTGGTCGGCACCTTGTTGTTCGGCGGGATGTGGAACGCACCGATCCCCGATCTGGCCCGCACCGACCATCTCGTGATCATCGGCGCCAACCCGGCAGCCTCGCAGGGCTCGATGCTGTCGGCACCCGACGTCACGGGTCATCTCGCCGGCATCCGTACGCGCGGCGGCCGCGTGGTGGTCGTCGACCCCCGCCGCACCGAAACCGCCCGGCGGGCCACTGACTGGGTGCCGATCCGGCCGGGCACCGACGCGCTGGTGTTGTTCGCCGTGCTGCGCACGCTGGCCGCCGACGGGTTGCTGCGCGAACATCCGCATCTCGACGGCCGGGTCCAGGGGCTCGACGAGGTGATCGCCCTGGCCGAACCGTTCACCCCGGAAGCTGTCGCAGGACCCAGCGGAGTGCCGGCCGCCACGATCCGCAGGCTTGCGCACGACCTCGCCGCGGCGTCGAATCCCGTGCTGTACAGCCGCATTGGAGCCTGCACCCAGGAGTTCGGCACCCTGGCGACCTGGTTGGTGTTCGTGCTGAACACCGCGCTCGGCGCGGTCGACCGGCGCGGGGGAGCGGTGTTTCCCCTGCCGGCGGTCTACTCGCCGATGTTCATGAAGCCACCCGATCAGGCCGGCCCGCGCTGGGAATTCGGCCGCTTCGCCTCTCGCGTGCGCGGGGTCGGGGAGGTGCTGGGTCAATTCCCGGTCAGCTGCCTGGCCGAGGAGATCACGACTCCGGGCGAGGGACGGGTCCGTGGGTTGATCGCCGTCGCCGGCAATCCGGTGATCTCCGCGCCGGCGGCAGGTCGCCTGGACGAGGCCTTGGCCTCACTGGATGCCCTGATCTGCGTGGACAATTGGCTCAACGAGACCACCCGGCACGCCCATGTCATCTTTCCCGGGCTCTCGCCGCTGGAACGCCCGCACGCCGACGACCTGTACTGGATCTATGCCGTCGCCTCCTGCCTGAAGTGGTCGGAACCCCTGTTCGCGCCCGATCCCGGGCGCCCGACCGAATGGGAAGTGCTCCTTCGCCTTTCGGGTGCCTTGTTGGGCACGCCGGTCCCCGACGTGGACGTCACGGCGATGGACGATCTGTACACCGGCGGCCTCGTCGCGACCATGTGCACTCAACCGGGTACGCCGCTGACGGGACGGGACCCGAATGAGGTGATGGGCGCGCTCAAAGGCCAAGGGCCCGAGCGCATCTACGACCTCTACATCCGCCTCGGCCCGTGGGGCGACGGCTTGGGCGCCGACCCGGACGGGATGACTCTCGACGAGGTGCGCAAGCATCCCGACGGCCTGCGACTCGCCGAACTCGACGGTGGCCGCCTGGATTCGGCGGTCACCACGCCCTCCGGCGCGATCGAGCTTGTGCACGATCTGTTCGTCGACGACGTACCCCGGCTGCGGGCACGACTGGACCGCCCCGAGGAGTCGCTGCTGCTGACCAGCCGGCGGCATCTGCGGTCGAACAACTCGTGGTTGCACAATGTGCCGTCGTTGATGCGGGGGCGGGACCGCTGCACGCTGCTGATCCATCCCGAGGATGCCCTGCGAATCGGGGTCGGCGACGGTGAACTCGCCGAGGTCAGCACATCGGAAGGGAAAGTGGCTGTGCCCGTTGAGGTCAGCGACGACATGATGCCCGGTGTGGTCTCGTTGCCGCACGGCTGGGGGCATGGTGTGCCGGGCAGCCGGCTCGGCGTCGCCAACGAACACCCGGGGGTGAACTCCAACCTGCTGAACCCGCCCGACCTGCTCGATATGCCCAGCAACACGCAGGTGGTCAACGGGGTACCGTGCCAGGTGCGCCCGACCGGCTGAGCCGTCTCAGTCGCTGATCGAGTCGGCAAGGCGCTGCAGCAGTTCGGTGAGCACCACTTGCTCCTTGGCCGACAGGATGCCGAACAATTCGTGGGCCGCCGCCGTGTAGGCGCTCGCCCACGTTTCGGCCTGGCGGCGACCGGCCGCGGTGGTCTGCAGCAGCGTCACCCGGCGATCGGAGTCGTCGGCGCAGCGTTCGATCAAGCCTTCGCGGACGAGTGCGTCGATCAGCGTGGAGGCGGTGCCCTGGGTGATGCCCACGGTCCTGGCCAGGTCGGTCAGGCGCACCGGGCCACAGCGATTCACCTCGAAGAGCACCTTCGAGCGCGGGGTCGACACGCCGTGGTCGCCCAGGCGTTCGTCGAGCGCGCGGACGAGGGTCTTGCCCGCGCGGCCGAACGCGTCGGCCAGCGCGACGGCCCGCTGAGGCGATTCGGCGTCGTGTGCTGAGCGTGGAATGTGGCGTCACCTCCCTGGGTTGACAGGAAGCGTAGCGCGCCAGCAGAATAGTTTGACATCAAACAATTCGACCTCAATGCGAACGGATGGTTTCATGACACGCTTCCCACTGGCCGGCTACAACGTCCACCGTGTCGGCTTCGGCGCCATGCAGCTGCCCGGTCCGGGCGTGTTCGGGCCGCCGCGCGACCACGACCAGGCGCTGGCGGTGCTGCGTCGGGCCGTCGACGCCGGCGTCGACCACATCGACACCTCGCAGTTCTACGGCCCCAACGTCGCCAACGAACTGATCCGCGAGGCGCTGCATCCTTATCCCGAGAACCTGGCCCTGGTCAGCAAGGTCGGCGCGCGGCGCGACGACCAGGGCGCGTGGCTGCCCTACAACGAACCGGACCAGTTGCGGGCGGGCATCGAAGAGAACCTGAAGACCCTCGGTGTCGATCAGCTGGCCGCGGTGAACCTGCGGGTGATGGAGAATGAGGCCGACGCGCTGTTCACCGACCAGCTCGGCGCGATGATCACCGCTCGCGACGAAGGACTGATCGCCGGTATCGGGCTGAGTAATGTCAGCCATGAGCAGCTGCTGCACGCGTTGGAGCTGACCGACATCGTCTGCGTCCAGAACCCGTTCAATCTGGTGGACCGGTCATCGCAGCCGGTGCTCGACGAATGCGTCGCGCGCGGTATCGCGTTCGTCCCGTTCTTCCCGCTGGGGTCGGCGTTCCACGAGGTGAATCCCGTGCTGTCGCACCACCTCATCACCGGGGCCGCCGAACGGCTCGGTCACACTCCCGCGCAGGTCGCGCTGGCATGGACGCTGAGCGTTGCCGACAACGTCCTGCTGATCCCGGGCACCTCGTCGCTGGGGCACCTCGAGGAGAACCTCGCGGTCGCCGATATCGAACTCGACGGGGAGACCCGGCGGGAACTGACCGCGGTCGCCTAGCTACTTGAGTTCGGTCGAGGACAGTCCAAGCAGACGACGGGCGACAACCAGCTGCTGAATCTGCTGGGTACCTTCGAAGATGTCGAGGATCTTCGAGTCGCGGGCCCACTTCTCCAGCAGCGTCTGCTCGGAATAGCCTGCGGTTCCGGCCAATTCGACTGCCTTGAGGGTGATGTCGCTGCCGACGCGGGCGGCCTTGGCCTTACCCATCGACGCTTCCTTGGAGTTGGGGATCCCGTTGTCGGCCTGCCACGCCGACCGCACGGTCAGCAGGTAGCCGGCTTCCCAATCCGCCTCCATGCGAAGGAATTCCGCGGCGGCGGCGCTCTGGGCATGGGCGGGCTTGTCGTAGGAGATCTCCACGCCGGCTTCGGTCAGGATCGTGCGGAGTTCCTCGAGGGCGGCACGGGCCACCCCGACAGCCATCGCGGCCACGATCGGGCGGGTGTTGTCGAAGGTCTCCATGACCCCGGCAAAACCCTTCTCCACCTCGATTTCCGGGCTCCCCAATAGGTTCTCCTTGGGGATGCGGGCGTTCTCGAAGCGGATGGCCGCGGTATCGGAGGCCTTGATGCCGAGCTTGTGCTCGAGGCGTTCGACGGTGACTCCGGGGTGCTCGCGCGGGACGATGAACGACTTGATCGCCGCGCGACCCTTGGACTTGTCCAGCGTCGCCCACACCACGATGTGCGTGGCCCGTGAGCCGGCGGTGACATAGATCTTCTCGCCGTTGATCACGTACTCGTCGCCGTCGAGGACCGCGGTGGTCGACACCGCCGCGGAGTCGGAGCCGAACGACGGTTCGGTGATCGCCATGGCGGCCCAGACGTTCTTGCCCAGCCGCTCAAGTTGCTCGTCGGTGGCGACGCCGGAGATCGCGGCGTTACCCAGGCCCTGGCGGGGGACCGACAGCAGCAGGGCGATGTCACCCCAGGAAATCTCCAGTGCGTTGAGCAACGCGGACATGTTGCCGCCGTTGATGTTTCCCTTGGGGCCGTCGTCGCTGTCGCGGAAGGCCTCCGTGCCGGCGAACGAGATCGTGTTGGCCTCGGAGATCCCCTCGAACAGCGTTGCCAGGGTGTCCAGTTCGACGGGGTAGGCGTGCTCGGCGACGTCGTACTTACGCGAGATCGGCCGCAGCATCTCCGCGGCACCCTGGTGCGCCTTCTCGATCACGGCTTCCAGCTTGCGCGGCATTTCGAGATTGATTGCCATGTCAGTCTTTTCCGTTCGTTGGCCGGTGACGGTTACAGGACGACAACACCCTCGGCGACGCCGATGGCCCGCAGATCGCGGTACCAACGCTCCACCGGGTGTTCTTTGGTATAGCCGTGGCCGCCGAGCAGCTGTACACCGTCCAGGCCGATCTGCATGCCTTTGTCGGTGCCCAGCTTCTTGGCCAGCGCGGCTTCGCGTGCGAACGGCAGACCGCGTTCGGCGCGGGCGGCGCCGCGCCAGGTGATCAGTCGCAGGCCGTCGAGTTCGATGGCGATGTTGGCGCACATGAAGGCGACGGCCTGCCGGCGCGCGATGGGTTCGCCGAACGCTTCGCGTTCCTTGACGTAGGGGATCACATAGTCGAGCACCGCATGTGAGGTCCCGACTGCCAGGGCGGCCCAGCCCAGGCGCGACAACGCGATGGCTTCGGAGTAGTCGGCATCGGTGGCGCCGTCTTCACCCAGGCGCGCGGACAGCGGAACCGATACCTTGTTCAGCTCGACCTTGCCCAGGGCGGCGGCGCGGATGCCCATGCTGGGGTCGGCTTTGATCCCCACCCCGGCGCTGGACGCCTCGACGATGAACAGCGCCGGCTTGCCGTCGAGTTGTGCTGCCACAATGAACAATTCGGCATCGGCTGCGGCGGGAACCAGCGATTTGACGCCATCGAGGCGGTAACCGCTGGGAGTACGCACCGCGGTGGTCTTGAGTGCGGTCGGGTCGAAT from the Mycolicibacterium crocinum genome contains:
- a CDS encoding oxidoreductase; its protein translation is MTRFPLAGYNVHRVGFGAMQLPGPGVFGPPRDHDQALAVLRRAVDAGVDHIDTSQFYGPNVANELIREALHPYPENLALVSKVGARRDDQGAWLPYNEPDQLRAGIEENLKTLGVDQLAAVNLRVMENEADALFTDQLGAMITARDEGLIAGIGLSNVSHEQLLHALELTDIVCVQNPFNLVDRSSQPVLDECVARGIAFVPFFPLGSAFHEVNPVLSHHLITGAAERLGHTPAQVALAWTLSVADNVLLIPGTSSLGHLEENLAVADIELDGETRRELTAVA
- a CDS encoding acyl-CoA dehydrogenase family protein, which produces MTNTLPPKSTSTRARDSAVGQYKHKRSLTDIGLALVTPLVGQEFLDRYHLRDPLNRGLKYGVKQVFSTAGAATRQFKKVQGAGKAPTRLRPSGGDYFDLTPDDDQKMIVATVDEFAEEILRPAAHDADAAATYPADLIAKAAELGITAINIPEDFDGIAEQRTTVTNALVAEALAYGDMGLALPILAPGGVASALTHWGSADQQATYLSEFAGENVPQACVAIAEPHALFDPTALKTTAVRTPSGYRLDGVKSLVPAAADAELFIVAAQLDGKPALFIVEASSAGVGIKADPSMGIRAAALGKVELNKVSVPLSARLGEDGATDADYSEAIALSRLGWAALAVGTSHAVLDYVIPYVKEREAFGEPIARRQAVAFMCANIAIELDGLRLITWRGAARAERGLPFAREAALAKKLGTDKGMQIGLDGVQLLGGHGYTKEHPVERWYRDLRAIGVAEGVVVL
- a CDS encoding molybdopterin-dependent oxidoreductase yields the protein MSRQRSDKANGLAARVTCPLCEAMCGLRVTVDGDEVTDIRGNPDDVWSRGHICPKGTVLGQLHNDPDRLRSPMIKQPNGTHVAVSWDEAFAEAERVLRPVLDSDGARAVTVYVGNPVAHNLGLSSYIGALVGIGAAAGMGAYYSPGTVDQWPLNVVGTLLFGGMWNAPIPDLARTDHLVIIGANPAASQGSMLSAPDVTGHLAGIRTRGGRVVVVDPRRTETARRATDWVPIRPGTDALVLFAVLRTLAADGLLREHPHLDGRVQGLDEVIALAEPFTPEAVAGPSGVPAATIRRLAHDLAAASNPVLYSRIGACTQEFGTLATWLVFVLNTALGAVDRRGGAVFPLPAVYSPMFMKPPDQAGPRWEFGRFASRVRGVGEVLGQFPVSCLAEEITTPGEGRVRGLIAVAGNPVISAPAAGRLDEALASLDALICVDNWLNETTRHAHVIFPGLSPLERPHADDLYWIYAVASCLKWSEPLFAPDPGRPTEWEVLLRLSGALLGTPVPDVDVTAMDDLYTGGLVATMCTQPGTPLTGRDPNEVMGALKGQGPERIYDLYIRLGPWGDGLGADPDGMTLDEVRKHPDGLRLAELDGGRLDSAVTTPSGAIELVHDLFVDDVPRLRARLDRPEESLLLTSRRHLRSNNSWLHNVPSLMRGRDRCTLLIHPEDALRIGVGDGELAEVSTSEGKVAVPVEVSDDMMPGVVSLPHGWGHGVPGSRLGVANEHPGVNSNLLNPPDLLDMPSNTQVVNGVPCQVRPTG
- a CDS encoding acyl-CoA dehydrogenase family protein produces the protein MAINLEMPRKLEAVIEKAHQGAAEMLRPISRKYDVAEHAYPVELDTLATLFEGISEANTISFAGTEAFRDSDDGPKGNINGGNMSALLNALEISWGDIALLLSVPRQGLGNAAISGVATDEQLERLGKNVWAAMAITEPSFGSDSAAVSTTAVLDGDEYVINGEKIYVTAGSRATHIVVWATLDKSKGRAAIKSFIVPREHPGVTVERLEHKLGIKASDTAAIRFENARIPKENLLGSPEIEVEKGFAGVMETFDNTRPIVAAMAVGVARAALEELRTILTEAGVEISYDKPAHAQSAAAAEFLRMEADWEAGYLLTVRSAWQADNGIPNSKEASMGKAKAARVGSDITLKAVELAGTAGYSEQTLLEKWARDSKILDIFEGTQQIQQLVVARRLLGLSSTELK
- a CDS encoding MarR family winged helix-turn-helix transcriptional regulator, translating into MSTPRSKVLFEVNRCGPVRLTDLARTVGITQGTASTLIDALVREGLIERCADDSDRRVTLLQTTAAGRRQAETWASAYTAAAHELFGILSAKEQVVLTELLQRLADSISD